One genomic segment of Trichocoleus sp. includes these proteins:
- a CDS encoding thylakoid membrane photosystem I accumulation factor has translation MSTVLGLVVFLGSTAPALANLDDDHFDGNIFPLYAGNGSLVPPRVTLAQSFESDKPTLLVFYVDDSKDCKEYVTVVSRLDGFYGWAANFIPVNVDSIPPKANYTPTEPGYYYKGYVPQTVLFDQSNKIVLNETGNISLEQVDDVFRKVFDLLPRSESVELKRRRVNEVSTELAP, from the coding sequence TTGAGTACAGTCCTCGGACTCGTTGTTTTTCTGGGTAGCACTGCTCCTGCACTCGCTAACCTGGATGACGACCATTTCGACGGCAACATTTTCCCCCTCTATGCTGGCAATGGCTCTCTCGTTCCACCAAGAGTAACTCTGGCACAGTCTTTTGAAAGCGATAAACCAACCCTTTTGGTTTTTTATGTTGACGACAGCAAAGACTGCAAAGAGTATGTCACGGTGGTTTCACGTTTAGATGGGTTCTATGGTTGGGCAGCAAACTTTATTCCGGTCAACGTTGACTCAATTCCGCCTAAAGCCAACTACACCCCCACAGAACCGGGCTACTACTACAAAGGCTATGTGCCACAGACAGTCTTATTTGACCAGTCCAACAAAATTGTGCTGAATGAGACGGGTAATATTTCCCTGGAGCAGGTCGATGATGTGTTTCGGAAGGTTTTTGATCTGCTGCCTCGATCTGAATCAGTTGAGCTAAAACGACGCAGAGTCAATGAAGTTAGTACCGAACTCGCACCGTAA
- the petN gene encoding cytochrome b6-f complex subunit PetN, whose product MDILTLGWVSLLSVFTFSIAMVVWARNGF is encoded by the coding sequence ATGGATATCTTGACTTTAGGATGGGTTTCTCTTTTGTCAGTGTTTACCTTTTCGATCGCAATGGTAGTCTGGGCACGCAACGGCTTCTAG
- a CDS encoding TonB family protein: MIAETYRDRLHASQKNRLTLCFITATAIHLGAIGAGFTLQHFQSAATSPKNKKPSPITVEFVYLDPKSNSAPKPGSADRHAQIDSTAAGQHNPNLPISPGKPVPPRAAQSTPPAPAPVPPAPLPRVPPPRPFSPSTLRLQTTNRSLPEQAPAPTRSSAASSPVPVQPRSPSLPPRLQNPNAQSSNAQSPNAQSLNAQLGRGLDGALNPNRTAAGNGSVDATRDDLWGTYISALNQKIDQNWQRISVTTNRQAKVRFEVDRQGQLVNLQLIQPSGDARADMTALQSIRAAAPFAPLPRGANEEMLVINFTFTYRVTALSNSAAETAGSQ, from the coding sequence ATGATTGCTGAAACCTATCGTGACCGCCTCCATGCCAGTCAAAAAAACCGCCTGACGCTTTGTTTCATCACTGCGACAGCCATTCATCTGGGTGCGATCGGGGCAGGATTCACGCTTCAACATTTTCAATCTGCTGCTACTTCCCCCAAAAACAAGAAACCCTCTCCCATTACTGTTGAATTTGTCTATCTTGACCCGAAGTCTAACTCAGCCCCAAAGCCAGGTTCTGCCGATCGCCATGCTCAAATAGACTCAACTGCTGCAGGGCAACATAACCCTAACCTTCCTATTAGTCCCGGAAAACCAGTGCCCCCACGCGCTGCTCAAAGCACTCCACCTGCTCCAGCCCCCGTTCCTCCGGCTCCCCTTCCCCGCGTTCCGCCTCCCCGTCCTTTCTCTCCTTCTACCCTCCGGCTCCAAACCACAAATCGCTCTCTCCCAGAACAGGCTCCGGCTCCAACTCGATCGAGCGCTGCTTCCAGTCCGGTTCCAGTTCAGCCCAGGTCTCCATCGCTCCCTCCCCGTCTCCAAAACCCCAATGCTCAAAGCTCCAATGCTCAAAGCCCCAATGCTCAAAGTCTAAATGCTCAACTAGGGCGTGGATTAGATGGAGCCTTGAATCCCAATCGGACGGCGGCTGGAAATGGCAGCGTAGATGCGACAAGGGATGATCTCTGGGGCACTTATATTTCAGCGTTGAACCAGAAAATTGATCAAAACTGGCAGCGAATTTCAGTGACCACTAATCGGCAGGCAAAAGTTCGGTTTGAGGTCGATCGCCAGGGGCAGTTAGTGAACTTGCAGTTGATTCAGCCTTCTGGAGATGCCAGAGCAGATATGACAGCACTGCAGTCGATTCGGGCTGCTGCTCCTTTTGCACCGCTTCCGCGTGGAGCCAATGAAGAAATGTTGGTGATAAATTTTACATTCACCTATCGCGTTACGGCTCTGTCCAACTCTGCTGCTGAGACGGCAGGTTCGCAATGA